Within Quercus lobata isolate SW786 chromosome 5, ValleyOak3.0 Primary Assembly, whole genome shotgun sequence, the genomic segment caatccaaaaatacaacacaatcaatccaaacaaaaaaatctcaaacttagAAAAACCCATCTCAAGCAAGTTGAACCCAGCAAGCCCACCTCAAGCAAACCTAGATTCGATGGCCACACTCCTCGCTGACAAGCTCTTCTCCGACGGAAAGCTTGTTCCACTACAGCTCTCGTCGGTCAAACCTCAAGTCAATGACGCCACCATTTTCGAGATCAGGTCACCGAAGTCTCCAAAAACCCGCCGGAGACCCGAGATCTCCAGCACCGGCCTGTACCTCTTCTCTCCCAAAGCTCCGAGATGTTCTAGTTGTTGGAAAGACCTCGGCCTCAAAAAACTCTACCACAACTCAAACCCCAAACCCGACCCAGACCAGTGGGGTGGATTGTTGGTTTGGTGTCTAATCGGTGGTAGGGGTGGTAAGCGTGCACACTGTATCAACCAACTAGAAGCTAAGATTGCAAATTTTCTTGGAGGAGAAGGCGCCGTGACAAATGTCAAACATCGCTTGCATCAGCTCATGCTCTCGATTAGGACCGTGAGCTTGCCAACGACACCATCAAATTCAGAAAGTGATGAGGAGGCCGGGATGAAGACAATGGTGAAGATTGAGAGTTGTGACGAAAAGGGTTATTCCATTGTGAACATAAATTGCAAGGATCGACCAAGACTCATGTTTGAGGTGGGTTTGCTAGCTTGAGATGGGTTTTtctgagtttgagatttttttgtttaatttggttgtgttgtatttttggattgatttggtaggatttgatgattttgctgggtttgagaaaatggtgattttgagatttttaatttttggatttttaatttttggattttaatttctgggtttgtgttcttagatctaaatttgtgtttttgttgttcttgttcaagacataCTTAAATCttaattcatataatttttagtttttaattttttttagttaaaattaataaattaatttttttttttaatttagatgctgacgtagcattttttaatgccaaaataaaatttttattattattttaatagttccgTCTGCCATGTAGGACTTTGCCATTAgggcactgacggaaaggactaaaacgaGATGCATTTTCTAGGATAGGGAGTAAAAacggtggaaaaaaaaatagagaccaaagtGAAATTGCGTGAATATGTAGGgacaaaaatatgtttttcgcCTAAAAAGAACTCCTGTTTTCCCTCTTCAATCCCCGTGTTGACAAAATGAATGTGCTCTCCAACGTGACACAGTGAAGCTCTCCTTTGAGCTCTAGATATTTAATCATACAAATATAAATTACAGTGTAGGGCAGTTGTAATTCCTTTATACATGTTTATTATCATAAAAACATTGTACTCGTAGTAGAGTTTTTAAGAGTCTAATTCCATCTTTTGGTTGCCTATGtgttcaataaaatttagaaacaatGGTGGAGAGATCCGGACACAAGGACGCTAATTCCTTTCCCTTGAGCAAGAGAACTCAAAATTCCATGCTGTGCTTAATCTAGGCAAGGAGTCAAGAATGCAGTGTGAAGCCATCataaacacaattttatttgaCTACACTCTGTTCACTAAAACTTCATCAGAGAGAAGAGTTTGCTTCTTTAAAAGAACTCATACTGTTTACAATACAAACCTCAATCAATTTTCATATTGAAATAATATCCTTTACACAAACATACTGTATCCACACACGATCTTTGAGAAGTTAAGTGAGGTCATTTTCATCCAATGGCTCTTCTTGCTCTTCCGCAGCTACAGTCTTTAGTGCACTCACTTCTCCTGTAGGAAGTTTCCTTGCAAGCCTGATGATCTGAGTCATTACATCTGAGTTAAATATTTGCAAACCAAAGTGTATTTGCCAGAATCTGGTCAGTATTAATGATAATAGTAGTAATAATTGGAAGATGTCAAAACATAATCCACAGTAATCAGCATTCAGGTAAGGATTCATGGAAAttagaacataaaataaaaaataaaaatagggaTAATTTAGAGCTCCATTTTAAATGAGGCAAAGAAGATTtccataaatgaaaaatgaaactgTAAAAATTGCCACTTTATATGTTTGACACAATAGAAAAACATCCTATGTCTGCATGCCTGTGATTTGTGAAGTTCATGAGCAGTGTCCATTTCCATGCAGAAAAGTTGGTCGTAATTTAGTAAACTTAAGATtcagaattttcaaaaaaagacaTGGTATTATTCGTATCAGAAACTTGCAACAGTATCAGCAAGTCAAATATTTTCATTCAGATCTGTAACTGTTTATCAAGTCCTACACTTCAAAAAATACATCCAAAATGTATTTGAAACAGATTAAGCATATCAGAACTCACAATAGATATGGTATTAGTGTAAGATAGCTTGAGGCAAATTTGAACAATTAACAGGGTACAACTGAATTGACATTCTTACCACATGGTCAAGATTAGAAATTGTGCTTGACTGACCCAAACGTTTGATTTCTTCAATGTCACCTTCTGAATAGGCAGAGAGAAGCTTACTAGCACAACGACCATGGTCATTTCTCAAGAAAACATCAATCCTACAAGGGGCCAATAATCAGGGAGTCTGATCAAAAGAATGCTTTGGAGGGAGCACAAACAAAGTTACTTCagaatttattatttcataatttcttcCAGATTTCACTTTTGAATTTCAaaccatatttatttttgaattttgaattcgTTTTAATTTTGCTGGAATTTTATAGGATGTAATTGTGACTTAATGCAATCCTTAAAGCCTATTAAAATGAGTCTCCAGAAATGGTTTGAG encodes:
- the LOC115992730 gene encoding uncharacterized protein LOC115992730; this encodes MATLLADKLFSDGKLVPLQLSSVKPQVNDATIFEIRSPKSPKTRRRPEISSTGLYLFSPKAPRCSSCWKDLGLKKLYHNSNPKPDPDQWGGLLVWCLIGGRGGKRAHCINQLEAKIANFLGGEGAVTNVKHRLHQLMLSIRTVSLPTTPSNSESDEEAGMKTMVKIESCDEKGYSIVNINCKDRPRLMFEKQWWRDPDTRTLIPFP